The proteins below come from a single Serratia fonticola genomic window:
- the deoA gene encoding thymidine phosphorylase, with translation MFLAQEIIRKKRDGQPLSEAEIRFFINGIRDNVVSEGQIAALAMTIYFHDMTMPERVALTMAMRDSGTVLDWKSLSLNGPIVDKHSTGGVGDVTSLMLGPMVAACGGYVPMISGRGLGHTGGTLDKLEAIPGFDIFPDDNAFRKIIKDVGVAIIGQTSSLAPADKRFYATRDITATVDSIPLITGSILAKKLAEGLDALVMDVKVGSGAFMPTYQLSDDLAQAIVGVANGAGCKTTALLTDMNQVLASSAGNAVEVREAVRFLTGEYRNPRLLEVTMALSVEMLLSGGLATDDADARAKLQAVLDNGKAAEIFGRMVAAQKGPSDFIERYDSYLPAATLTKPVYAEKPGIITAMDTRALGMAVVSLGGGRRRATDSIDYSVGLTDVARLGDTVDTQRPLAVIHANDEESWQQAADAVRSAMALGDKAPEVTPVVYKRISE, from the coding sequence TTGTTCTTGGCACAAGAAATAATCCGTAAAAAACGTGACGGGCAACCGTTGAGCGAAGCCGAAATCCGCTTCTTCATTAATGGCATTCGTGACAACGTGGTGTCAGAAGGGCAGATTGCTGCGCTGGCGATGACCATCTATTTCCATGACATGACCATGCCTGAGCGCGTTGCGCTGACCATGGCAATGCGTGATTCCGGCACGGTACTGGACTGGAAAAGTCTGTCGCTGAACGGCCCGATTGTGGATAAACACTCCACCGGTGGCGTGGGCGACGTGACTTCGCTGATGCTTGGCCCGATGGTGGCAGCCTGTGGCGGCTACGTGCCGATGATTTCAGGCCGTGGCCTGGGTCACACTGGCGGTACGCTGGACAAGCTGGAAGCGATCCCTGGCTTTGATATTTTCCCTGATGACAACGCGTTCCGTAAGATCATCAAAGACGTTGGCGTGGCGATTATCGGCCAGACCAGTTCACTGGCTCCGGCAGACAAGCGTTTCTACGCGACGCGTGATATCACTGCTACCGTCGACTCCATTCCGCTGATCACCGGCTCTATTCTGGCGAAGAAACTGGCCGAAGGGCTGGATGCGTTGGTTATGGACGTGAAAGTTGGCAGCGGTGCCTTTATGCCGACCTACCAGCTTTCTGACGATCTGGCGCAGGCGATCGTGGGCGTTGCGAATGGTGCTGGTTGCAAGACTACCGCGCTGCTGACTGACATGAACCAGGTGCTGGCTTCCAGCGCTGGTAATGCGGTCGAAGTGCGTGAAGCGGTACGCTTCCTGACCGGGGAATATCGCAATCCGCGTCTGCTGGAAGTGACCATGGCGTTGAGCGTGGAAATGCTGCTGTCTGGCGGCCTGGCCACCGACGACGCTGATGCGCGCGCCAAACTGCAGGCGGTGCTGGATAACGGCAAAGCGGCGGAAATCTTTGGCCGCATGGTGGCGGCGCAGAAAGGCCCAAGCGATTTTATCGAGCGTTACGACAGCTATCTGCCAGCCGCGACGTTAACCAAACCGGTTTATGCCGAGAAACCAGGTATCATTACTGCGATGGATACCCGTGCACTGGGTATGGCTGTGGTGTCACTGGGCGGTGGCCGTCGTCGCGCGACCGACAGCATCGACTACAGCGTGGGCCTGACCGATGTGGCCCGCCTGGGCGACACTGTCGATACCCAGCGTCCATTGGCGGTGATCCATGCCAACGACGAAGAGAGCTGGCAGCAGGCGGCGGATGCGGTACGCAGCGCGATGGCTCTGGGCGACAAAGCGCCAGAAGTCACGCCGGTGGTTTACAAACGCATCTCTGAATAA
- the deoB gene encoding phosphopentomutase: protein MKRTFIMVLDSFGIGASEDAKSFGDEGSDTLGHIAAACARGEANVGRSGPLTLPNLSRLGLGKAAEESTGKFPEGLDKDAEIIGAYAHASELSSGKDTPSGHWEIAGVPVLFDWGYFSDEHNSFPQELLDKLVARANLPGYLGNCHSSGTVILDQLGEEHMKTGKPIFYTSADSVFQIACHEETFGLDRLYELCEIAREELTEGGYNIGRVIARPFLGNKPGEFQRTGNRHDLAVEPPAPTVLKKLVDEKGGEVVSIGKIADIYANVGITKKVKATGIDALFDATLVEMEKAGDNTIVFTNFVDFDSSYGHRRDVAGYAAALELFDRRLPELLKLVKGDDIIIFTADHGCDPTWPGTDHTREHIPVLVYGPKVKPGSLGHRETFADIGQTVASYFGVSPMDYGKSML from the coding sequence ATGAAACGTACGTTTATTATGGTATTAGACTCATTCGGCATTGGCGCGAGTGAAGATGCCAAAAGCTTTGGCGATGAAGGTTCCGATACCCTTGGCCATATTGCTGCTGCCTGTGCGCGTGGCGAAGCCAACGTGGGCCGTAGCGGCCCGCTGACCTTGCCAAACCTGAGCCGTCTGGGCCTGGGCAAAGCGGCGGAAGAATCGACCGGCAAGTTCCCGGAAGGGTTGGATAAAGACGCTGAAATCATTGGTGCTTACGCCCATGCCAGCGAGCTTTCCTCCGGTAAAGATACGCCATCAGGCCACTGGGAAATTGCTGGTGTGCCAGTCTTGTTCGACTGGGGCTACTTCTCAGACGAGCACAACAGCTTCCCGCAGGAACTGCTGGACAAGCTAGTGGCGCGTGCCAACCTGCCGGGCTACCTCGGTAACTGCCATTCATCCGGTACCGTGATCCTGGATCAACTGGGCGAAGAGCATATGAAAACCGGCAAGCCGATTTTCTATACCTCTGCGGACTCGGTGTTCCAGATTGCCTGCCATGAAGAGACTTTCGGCCTGGATCGCCTGTACGAGCTGTGTGAGATCGCTCGTGAAGAGTTGACCGAAGGTGGCTACAACATCGGCCGTGTGATTGCCCGTCCGTTCCTGGGGAATAAACCAGGTGAGTTCCAGCGTACCGGTAACCGTCACGATCTGGCCGTGGAACCCCCGGCTCCAACCGTGCTGAAAAAGCTGGTGGATGAGAAGGGTGGCGAAGTGGTTTCCATCGGTAAGATTGCCGATATCTATGCCAACGTGGGGATCACCAAGAAGGTGAAAGCTACCGGGATCGACGCCCTGTTCGACGCCACTCTGGTCGAGATGGAAAAAGCCGGTGACAACACCATCGTGTTCACCAACTTTGTTGATTTCGACTCCTCCTACGGCCACCGCCGTGACGTGGCTGGCTATGCTGCCGCGCTGGAGCTGTTCGACCGTCGCCTGCCAGAGCTGCTGAAGCTGGTGAAAGGGGATGACATCATCATCTTCACCGCTGACCACGGCTGCGACCCGACCTGGCCAGGCACCGACCACACCCGTGAGCATATCCCGGTTCTGGTCTATGGCCCGAAAGTCAAACCAGGTTCGCTGGGGCATCGCGAAACCTTCGCCGACATCGGCCAGACCGTCGCCAGCTATTTTGGCGTGTCGCCGATGGATTACGGCAAATCCATGCTTTAA